From Salvia splendens isolate huo1 chromosome 3, SspV2, whole genome shotgun sequence, a single genomic window includes:
- the LOC121793875 gene encoding putative late blight resistance protein homolog R1B-16, whose amino-acid sequence MAYNLQSLITIIQRILNPEESLWIVEGNTPQLQSLLQKAESLFHILEKSSLTNIPINLESRIIDVSYKAEDIIESNMVRQMLSTPQGSRLTFFTPNLHRVIQLLDFATEKVVKHVEGKAHSTGLSSSHDLSPHVQQTMQQLQSVKLEEVDEIKMPVAVPLSSSKNNLVGVDADMLQLKDRLTNMQTKLEIIPITGMGGIGKSTLARNLYDDPLIISHFYYRGWAAISQLHNMRDILLSLLRRPNEKIDDELNGCNEDELKDILYKRLFGRKYMIVLDDIWSTKFWDEIRMYLPNNNNGSRVVITTRESNVAQYVVNSKSLHHNLQLLNKAASWDLLRQTVFGEEDCPLELQGIGTMIATECEGLPLAIHVIGGLLSKVERSKDVWEQISTDVKASIVKSDERFSNILSLSYNNLPIYLKPCLLYMGAFPEDNEIKGSRLISLWIAEGFVKSNGDKSLEEEAKDYLKLLVERNLLLVTRKKSNWKAMSYSIHDLLRDLCIRKANEEKFSHVKDSMRRVSVESSCEMDDVCASPQLMSLARSFICTSDKINISPVFGILRLVRALDVMGMLLEKFPKEILQLVNLRYLAINCSSGLPDEISRLHNLHTLICPHFMPYVPSELWEMYELRHIRFKRTIMKFGKIKFDLKKLQTLSTMWITPKLISSGCFEGIPNIIKMGIYYEDSPNIEVDLSHLHKLEILHCESKLDKDGSRFLHKLRFPSNLRKLTLRGCVVFRSLCATLCTLPNLEVLRIVECVFEREEEKEAEEEEEEEEAEEEEEEEAEKEEEEEAEAKAEEEEEWEATGGEFRSLLFLQLESLNLVHWKADETNFPKLQRLFVARCHKLEEIPNAMGDIPTLQEIGIYECGASIVASAQQILKVQREEYDNFDLKLYIRWNPKGPTST is encoded by the exons ATGGCATACAATCTTCAATCACTCATCACCATCATCCAACGAATCCTTAATCCTGAAGAATCACTTTGGATTGTTGAGGGCAACACACCACAACTCCAATCCCTTCTCCAAAAAGCTGAATCTCTGTTTCACATTCTTGAAAAGTCTTCCCTCACCAATATACCAATTAATTTGGAGAGCCGAATCATAGATGTTTCATATAAAGCTGAAGATATTATTGAATCAAACATGGTTCGTCAAATGCTTTCCACCCCTCAAGGCTCAAGGCTTACTTTCTTCACTCCAAATCTACACAGAGTAATACAACTACTTGATTTTGCAACGGAAAAAGTTGTGAAGCATGTGGAGGGCAAGGCACACTCAACTGGCCTTTCATCTTCGCATGATCTATCACCACATGTGCAGCAAACAATGCAACAACTTCAATCTGTTAAGCTTGAGGAGGTGGACGAAATTAAGATGCCGGTTGCTGTACCTTTGTCGAGCTCCAAGAACAATTTGGTTGGAGTTGATGCAGATATGCTGCAGTTGAAGGATCGACTTACAAATATGCAGACCAAGCTGGAGATCATCCCTATTACTGGGATGGGTGGCATTGGTAAGTCCACTCTTGCTCGAAATCTTTATGATGATCCACTCATTATTTCCCACTTTTATTATCGTGGTTGGGCTGCAATTTCACAACTTCACAATATGCGAGATATTCTATTAAGTCTTCTTCGTCGCCCAAATGAAAAGATTGATGATGAACTAAATGGATGTAATGAAGATGAGTTGAAAGATATACTGTATAAGAGGTTGTTTGGGCGCAAATACATGATTGTGTTAGATGATATATGGAGCACCAAGTTCTGGGATGAGATAAGGATGTATCTCCCAAACAACAATAACGGGAGTCGAGTTGTGATCACCACCAGGGAATCTAATGTAGCCCAATATGTTGTAAACTCCAAGAGTTTGCATCATAACCTGCAATTGCTTAACAAGGCTGCAAGTTGGGATCTACTTCGCCAAACTGTATTTGGAGAAGAGGATTGCCCTCTTGAATTACAAGGGATAGGAACTATGATTGCGACTGAGTGCGAAGGGCTTCCTCTTGCCATTCACGTGATCGGAGGGCTATTGTCAAAGGTTGAAAGATCAAAAGATGTGTGGGAGCAGATTTCAACAGATGTAAAAGCTTCTATAGTTAAATCAGATGAGCGGTTCTCCAATATACTCTCCTTGAGTTATAACAACTTACCCATTTACTTGAAACCATGTTTATTATATATGGGAGCTTTTCCAGAAGATAACGAGATTAAGGGATCTAGACTTATAAGCCTATGGATAGCGGAGGGATTTGTGAAATCTAATGGTGATAAGAGTTTGGAGGAAGAGGCTAAGGATTATTTAAAACTTCTCGTGGAGAGGAATCTACTTTTGGTTACACGAAAAAAGTCCAATTGGAAAGCAATGAGTTACTCTATCCATGATCTTTTGAGGGATTTATGTATAAGGAAAGCTAATGAGGAGAAGTTTTCACACGTTAAGGATTCGATGCGGCGTGTAAGTGTTGAGTCATCATGTGAAATGGATGATGTGTGTGCTTCACCACAATTAATGTCACTTGCCCGATCTTTTATATGCACTAGTGATAAGATTAATATATCTCCTGTTTTTGGCATATTAAGATTAGTTAGGGCACTAGATGTAATGGGTATGTTATTGGAGAAGTTCCCAAAAGAAATTTTACAACTTGTGAACTTACGCTACTTAGCTATCAACTGCTCTTCTGGTTTACCTGATGAAATATCAAGATTGCACAATCTGCATACCTTGATTTGTCCACACTTTATGCCCTATGTGCCATCTGAATTATGGGAGATGTATGAGCTAAGACATATTAGGTTTAAAAGGACAATAATGAAATTCGGGAAGATAAAATTTGATCTCAAGAAGCTGCAGACTCTTAGCACTATGTGGATAACTCCTAAGCTGATTAGTAGTGGCTGTTTTGAAGGAATTCCAAATATCATAAAGATGGGAATCTATTATGAAGACTCACCAAACATTGAAGTTGATCTTAGCCATCTTCACAAGCTCGAAATATTGCATTGCGAATCTAAATTGGATAAAGATGGTAGCCGTTTTCTGCACAAACTCAGATTTCCATCTAATCTTAGAAAGTTAACTCTTCGTGGATGTGTAGTATTCAGGAGTTTGTGTGCAACTCTGTGTACACTACCGAATCTGGAAGTGCTGAGAATAGTGGAATGTGTATTtgaaagagaggaagagaaagaggcagaggaagaggaagaagaggaagaggcagaggaagaggaagaagaggaggcagagaaagaggaagaagaagaggcagAGGCAAAGgcagaggaagaggaagagtgGGAGGCGACAGGAGGTGAATTCCGCTCACTGCTGTTCCTACAGTTAGAATCCTTAAATCTGGTGCACTGGAAAGCCGATGAGACCAACTTCCCTAAACTCCAGAGGCTGTTTGTAGCCCGCTGCCATAAGCTAGAGGAAATCCCTAACGCCATGGGAGATATCCCAACTCTCCAAGAAATTGGTATTTATGAATGCGGCGCTTCTATAGTGGCCTCGGCTCAACAAATTCTAAAGGTGCAGCGAGAAGAGTACGACAACTTCGACCTCAAATTGTATATACGTTGGAACCCAAAAG gtcccacatcgacttga